A single window of Rana temporaria chromosome 1, aRanTem1.1, whole genome shotgun sequence DNA harbors:
- the DRG1 gene encoding developmentally-regulated GTP-binding protein 1, producing MSGVLAKIAEIEAEMARTQKNKATAHHLGLLKARLAKLRRDLITPKGGGGGGPGEGFDVAKTGDARIGFVGFPSVGKSTLLSNLAGVYSEVAAYEFTTLTTVPGVVRYKGAKIQLLDLPGIIEGAKDGKGRGRQVIAVARTCNLILIVLDVLKPLGHKKIIENELEGFGIRLNKQPPNIGFKKKDKGGINLTATCTQSELDLETVKSILSEYKIHNADITLRSDATADDLIDVVEGNRIFIPCIYVLNKIDQISLEELDVIYKVPHCVPISAHHRWNFDDLLEKIWDYLKLVRIYTKPKGQLPDYTSPVVLPDSHTTVDDFCTKIHKNIMKDFKYALVWGASVKHNPQKVGKDHGLEDEDVIQIVKK from the exons ATGAGCGGAGTACTAGCCAAGATCGCCGAAATAGAGGCCGAG ATGGCCCGGACTCAAAAGAATAAAGCTACGGCGCACCACCTTGGGTTGCTGAAAGCTCGTCTAGCTAAACTCCGACGCGATTTGATCACCCCcaaaggaggtggaggaggaggtccaGGCGAAG GTTTTGATGTTGCGAAGACTGGCGATGCTCGAATAGGGTTTGTAGGATTCCCTTCTGTAGGCAAATCAACGCTTCTCAGTAACTTGGCTGGCGTTTATTCTGAAGTGGCAGCCTACGAGTTCACTACGCTGACCACAGTTCCTGGAGTTGTGAGATACAAGGGAGCCAAGATTCAG CTACTCGATCTCCCTGGAATTATTGAAGGAGCTAAGGATGGTAAAGGCAGAGGCAGACAGGTCATTGCAG tggcaCGCACTTGCAATTTAATTCTTATTGTCTTGGACGTGTTGAAGCCACTTGGACATAAAAAGATCATTGAGAATGAACTGGAGGGTTTTGGTATCAGACTAAACAAGCAGCCGCCAAACATTGGGTTCAAGAAGAAGGATAAAGGTGGCATAAATCTTACAGCGACG tgtaCTCAGAGTGAGTTGGACCTTGAAACTGTAAAGAGCATCTTGTCAGAGTATAAAATCCACAACGCAGATATCACGCTACGCAGTGATGCTACAGCTGATGACTTGATAGATGTAGTTGAGGGAAACAG GATTTTTATTCCTTGCATCTATGTGCTAAATAAAATTGACCAGATTTCCTTGGAAGAGCTAGATGTCATTTACAAAGTGCCACACTGTGTTCCAATTTCTGCCCATCATCGCTGGAATTTTGATGATCTTTTGGAAAAAATTTGGGATTACCTGAAGCTGGTGCGAAT ttACACAAAGCCCAAGGGACAGTTACCTGACTATACTTCTCCGGTTGTCCTTCCTGACTCTCACACAACAGTGGATGATTTCTGCACCAAAATTCACAAAAACATTATGAAAGATTTCAAATA